In one window of Henckelia pumila isolate YLH828 chromosome 1, ASM3356847v2, whole genome shotgun sequence DNA:
- the LOC140867360 gene encoding uncharacterized protein produces MESGSGPYNLSFLGCCKYKNQLFVISIFSGCILMDIFMSLGKKCAEISPESMILHYVAPLHKMLVSLNDDDDVLNMIHLHMCVRQTFEGASEFRKCLKNYSVATRRSFVYVKNDSEKVIVICTEKSCEWRIYGSKHKSDNIFGIRKCMLKHSYGENNLRSRGHPRADAYWIANVVKEKLRGEPSYRLCTMQQDLQREFGVELEYHKVWKGKELAMHDIHGTNEECYDRLRWYCSAVKKTNPGSIVECDIDLLTKKFRRLFICFHACAVGFVRGCRPLIFLDSTHIKNKYKGCILVVVSKDANDDLFTIAYAVVDAENDVNWDWFCYHLRSVLLSHQCIPFDEFTFFSDRHPSIIKAVNQLFSGSAGVAMLIV; encoded by the coding sequence ATGGAATCTGGAAGTGGTCCTTACAATCTTTCGTTTTTGGGTTGCTGCAAATACAAGAATCAATTGTTTGTCATCTCAATCTTCAGTGGTTGTATCTTGATGGATATTTTTATGAGTCTAGGcaaaaaatgtgcagaaatatctCCGGAATCCATGATTCTTCACTACGTAGCTCCATTGCATAAGATGCTTGTGTCTttgaatgatgatgatgatgtcctTAATATGATTCATCTTCATATGTGTGTAAGACAAACATTCGAGGGTGCTTCTGAATTTAGGAAATGTTTGAAAAACTATTCTGTTGCTACCAGACGTTCATTTGTGTATGTTAAAAATGACAGTGAGAAGGTTATTGTCATTTGTACTGAGAAGAGCTGTGAATGGAGAATTTATGGTTCGAAACATAAATCAGACAATATTTTTGGCATCCGAAAATGTATGTTGAAGCATAGTTATGGTGAGAATAATCTACGTAGTAGAGGGCATCCTAGAGCTGATGCGTATTGGATAGCAAATgttgtgaaagaaaaattgaGAGGAGAGCCCTCTTATCGTCTTTGTACAATGCAGCAGGACTTGCAAAGAGAATTTGGGGTAGAGTTAGAATATCACAAAGTTTGGAAGGGTAAAGAGTTAGCGATGCATGATATTCATGGCACAAATGAAGAATGCTATGATAGATTACGATGGTATTGTAGTGCTGTTAAAAAGACTAATCCCGGTAGTATTGTTGAGTGTGATATTGATCTTTTGACCAAAAAATTCAGAAGGTTGTTCATttgttttcatgcatgtgctGTTGGTTTTGTTAGAGGTTGTAGGCCATTGATTTTTTTGGATAGTACTCATATAAAGAATAAGTATAAAGGATGTATCTTAGTTGTTGTGTCAAAAGATGCAAACGATGATCTTTTCACAATTGCCTATGCCGTAGTAGATGCTGAGAATGATGTGAACTGGGATTGGTTTTGTTATCATTTGAGAAGTGTGCTCCTTTCCCATCAATGCATTCCATTCGACGAGTTCACATTTTTTTCAGACAGACATCCTAGTATTATCAAGGCAGTGAATCAACTATTTTCTGGGAGTGCCGGAGTGGCCATGCTTATTGTTTGA